One Chryseobacterium wanjuense genomic region harbors:
- a CDS encoding RagB/SusD family nutrient uptake outer membrane protein gives MKTTYNKNISFFPLNFKTFGKALIWGTLTLGAISCEKDLMLEPENNITQTSFYTTELQIQQALSGVYSAMINSSSRGGFDVNFYLLASEVRSNNFNAISQNGNRDYYAINRFQDTSSTEEVEVLWEDAYQLISYANNILARIDAVPFNDPAVREQYRSETRFLRAYAYFELMRNFGKVPLIDHPVSPEEAATIPRKDLTSLYNFITSEIEASVAGLKNVYDTGNKGRITKSAAHAMLGRMYLTGYGYPLNNSSYLQKAKEHLYAVIQVEGQYVTFAANYADLFKSVNDNKYHIFEIQHISGGLSQGSYLPSYVSPTFGSADPLYNAQGSLYSSAELGVSQSLINAYEPGDLRRPLTVKTQFIAQNGQPDNANYFVKFREPGIALTNRYDWPINFPVIRYEDVLLMYAEVLNNEGNTGLAVPYVNRIRQRAGLAPLSTSISGSDFTTALRKERRIEFAGEGVYWHDLVRWNIAADVINQAAADLNYNFTITTKDYLYQIPLSQIQVAGYEQNP, from the coding sequence ATGAAAACAACGTACAATAAAAATATTTCTTTTTTTCCATTAAATTTTAAAACTTTTGGAAAAGCATTAATCTGGGGAACATTAACATTAGGAGCAATAAGCTGTGAAAAAGACCTGATGCTGGAGCCCGAAAATAATATTACGCAGACCTCTTTTTACACCACCGAGCTACAGATTCAGCAGGCGTTGTCGGGAGTGTATTCTGCAATGATCAATTCTTCATCCAGAGGAGGTTTTGATGTTAATTTTTATTTACTGGCATCGGAAGTTCGTTCCAATAATTTCAACGCCATTTCACAAAACGGAAATAGAGATTATTATGCGATCAATCGTTTTCAGGATACCTCTTCAACGGAAGAAGTGGAGGTTCTTTGGGAAGACGCTTATCAGCTTATTTCTTATGCAAATAATATTTTAGCAAGAATTGATGCCGTTCCTTTCAATGATCCGGCGGTCAGGGAGCAGTACCGTTCCGAAACGCGTTTTTTAAGGGCATATGCGTATTTCGAACTGATGCGCAATTTCGGAAAAGTCCCTTTAATAGACCATCCGGTGAGCCCTGAAGAAGCAGCTACAATACCAAGAAAGGATTTAACATCGCTTTATAATTTTATCACTTCAGAAATTGAGGCCTCTGTAGCAGGTTTGAAAAATGTCTACGATACAGGCAATAAAGGGAGAATAACAAAATCGGCTGCTCATGCGATGTTGGGCAGAATGTATCTTACAGGGTACGGCTATCCTCTCAACAACAGCTCTTATCTGCAAAAAGCAAAAGAACATTTGTATGCTGTGATTCAGGTGGAAGGACAGTATGTGACGTTTGCAGCGAATTATGCAGATTTGTTTAAAAGTGTAAATGATAACAAATACCATATTTTTGAGATCCAGCATATCAGTGGCGGGTTGTCGCAGGGTTCTTATCTGCCGAGCTACGTTTCACCTACTTTTGGGTCTGCCGATCCTTTGTATAATGCACAGGGAAGTTTATACAGTTCTGCCGAACTAGGTGTTTCCCAATCGTTGATCAATGCTTATGAACCGGGAGATTTAAGACGCCCGTTAACGGTTAAAACTCAGTTTATCGCTCAAAACGGACAACCTGATAATGCCAATTATTTTGTAAAATTCCGTGAGCCGGGAATTGCCCTGACCAACCGCTACGACTGGCCGATCAACTTTCCGGTTATTCGGTACGAAGATGTTCTTTTAATGTATGCAGAAGTTTTGAATAATGAAGGAAATACTGGTCTTGCTGTTCCGTATGTGAACAGAATTCGCCAGAGAGCCGGTCTGGCTCCGCTTTCTACGTCTATTTCAGGCAGCGATTTCACTACGGCACTTCGTAAAGAGAGAAGAATTGAGTTTGCCGGAGAAGGGGTTTACTGGCATGACTTGGTTCGCTGGAATATTGCGGCAGATGTGATCAATCAGGCAGCTGCGGATCTTAATTATAATTTTACCATTACAACGAAAGATTATCTGTATCAGATTCCTTTATCGCAGATTCAGGTAGCGGGATACGAACAAAATCCTTAA